The Micromonospora sp. WMMD961 genome has a segment encoding these proteins:
- a CDS encoding DUF1996 domain-containing protein, whose protein sequence is MDRAAPLSDAHRRLRIVTAIGALLVLLGTYLVSATNRADAAPTRADRADAAPGQAGADYGVNVIRVAEFPADCTYSHRLPDDPIVFPGLPGASHMHSFFGSTVTNANTTLPDLVTSPTTCNPRVDVSSYWVPTLYRDNVPVEPAIATFYYLGEGVRSDVVANTQPFPLGLRLVAGNAKATGPNDSIARWSCLHAGHVPPSKDFVNCPSGTMLESYLDFPQCWNGRDLDSPDHKSHLAYPVNQACPSTHPVHVPKLRQVLRYPVTGDPSRFRLASGPGYTMHGDFFNAWPVAEMARRVQDCIRPVIKCGHDGRPI, encoded by the coding sequence ATGGACAGGGCCGCACCCCTCTCCGACGCCCACCGCCGACTGCGCATCGTCACGGCGATCGGTGCTCTGCTGGTGCTACTCGGCACGTACCTGGTGTCCGCCACCAACCGGGCCGACGCCGCCCCGACCAGAGCCGACCGGGCCGACGCCGCCCCCGGCCAAGCCGGCGCCGACTACGGAGTCAACGTCATCCGGGTCGCCGAGTTCCCCGCCGACTGCACCTACAGCCACCGGCTGCCGGACGACCCGATCGTCTTCCCCGGGCTGCCCGGGGCGTCGCACATGCACAGCTTCTTCGGCAGCACGGTGACCAACGCCAACACCACCCTGCCGGACCTGGTCACCTCGCCCACCACCTGCAACCCGCGAGTGGACGTCTCGTCGTACTGGGTGCCGACCCTGTACCGGGACAACGTGCCGGTGGAGCCGGCGATCGCCACCTTCTACTACCTGGGCGAGGGCGTACGCTCCGACGTCGTCGCGAACACCCAGCCGTTCCCGCTGGGGCTGCGCCTGGTCGCGGGCAACGCGAAGGCCACCGGGCCGAACGACAGCATCGCCCGTTGGTCGTGCCTGCACGCCGGGCACGTGCCGCCGTCGAAGGACTTCGTCAACTGCCCGTCCGGCACGATGCTGGAGTCGTACCTGGACTTCCCGCAGTGCTGGAACGGCCGGGACCTGGACTCGCCGGACCACAAGAGCCACCTGGCGTACCCGGTGAACCAGGCCTGCCCGAGCACCCACCCGGTGCACGTGCCGAAGTTGCGGCAGGTACTGCGGTACCCGGTCACCGGCGACCCGTCACGGTTCCGGCTGGCCTCCGGGCCGGGCTACACCATGCACGGCGACTTCTTCAACGCCTGGCCGGTGGCCGAGATGGCCCGCCGGGTCCAGGACTGCATCCGTCCCGTCATCAAGTGCGGTCACGACGGCCGACCGATCTGA
- a CDS encoding ABC transporter substrate-binding protein gives MSVSPRRLLAGASALATLAVLSVSACSAGGSGGNASGAAKTLTVNTSFVLKTLDPGRVYEATGLTAVHALYDTLLTFEGSDVSKPVPALAESYQASPDAKTFTFKLRQGVTFADGSPLTADDVVFSLNRLKNIKASPAVTVSGLTVTKTDDSTVVVASATPDPNIPVVLSMPSTAVLNSKAAKEHGARDGADAAQGDTAQQYLDTNSLGSGPYVLKSYDPSAQVVLEANPKYWGTKPQFSRVVLRNMDVQTQKLTMQRAEAAEISLDISGKLLDGLPGSLQTSGVQDTVYFLFLNADPGVSPITSNPKFNQALRAAIDYQGIAALYGKGAAPGAGLVAPAFPGALPAGEESKRDVAKAKALLAEGGLTNPSVKFTYPAITYKGVDLGTVATKVQGDAAEAGIKLELNPQPLTTFLDEMRGGKSPLGFTPQSLNYPVADSLINNMAPGQATALRSGWTVERADPAIVAAGKKVTETLDLAGRAAAMQEWQRLMNASSPYLVLASNSSIVVATKDLTGADYTAAGWQVDVAAVGRK, from the coding sequence ATGTCGGTGTCCCCCCGCCGGCTCCTCGCCGGAGCGTCCGCTCTGGCGACGCTGGCCGTCCTCTCCGTCAGCGCCTGTAGCGCCGGCGGCAGCGGTGGAAACGCGAGCGGTGCGGCCAAGACGCTCACCGTGAACACCTCGTTCGTGCTCAAGACCCTCGATCCTGGCCGGGTCTACGAGGCGACCGGCCTGACCGCCGTGCACGCCCTCTACGACACCCTGCTCACCTTCGAGGGCTCGGACGTGAGCAAGCCCGTTCCCGCACTGGCCGAGTCGTACCAGGCGTCACCGGACGCGAAGACGTTCACCTTCAAGCTGCGGCAGGGTGTGACGTTCGCCGACGGCAGCCCGCTCACCGCCGACGACGTCGTCTTCTCGCTCAACCGCCTGAAGAACATCAAGGCCAGCCCGGCGGTCACCGTCAGCGGCCTGACCGTGACCAAGACCGACGACAGCACCGTCGTGGTCGCCTCGGCGACCCCTGACCCGAACATCCCGGTCGTGCTGTCGATGCCGTCGACAGCGGTGCTCAACTCCAAGGCCGCCAAGGAGCACGGTGCCCGCGACGGCGCCGACGCCGCGCAGGGTGACACCGCACAGCAGTACCTGGACACCAACTCCCTCGGCAGCGGCCCGTACGTGCTGAAGTCGTACGACCCGTCGGCGCAGGTGGTGCTGGAGGCCAACCCGAAGTACTGGGGCACCAAGCCGCAGTTCTCCCGGGTGGTGCTGCGCAACATGGACGTGCAGACCCAGAAGCTGACCATGCAGCGGGCCGAGGCCGCCGAGATCTCCCTGGACATCTCCGGCAAGCTCCTCGACGGCCTGCCGGGCAGCCTGCAGACCTCCGGCGTGCAGGACACCGTCTACTTCCTCTTCCTCAACGCCGACCCGGGTGTCTCGCCGATCACCTCCAACCCGAAGTTCAACCAGGCCCTGCGTGCCGCCATCGACTACCAGGGCATCGCGGCCCTGTACGGCAAGGGCGCCGCGCCCGGCGCCGGGCTGGTCGCGCCCGCCTTCCCGGGCGCGCTGCCGGCCGGCGAGGAGTCCAAGCGTGACGTGGCGAAGGCCAAGGCGCTGCTGGCCGAGGGCGGCCTGACCAACCCCTCGGTGAAGTTCACCTACCCGGCCATCACCTACAAGGGCGTGGACCTCGGCACGGTGGCCACCAAGGTGCAGGGCGACGCCGCCGAGGCGGGCATCAAGCTGGAGCTGAACCCGCAGCCGCTGACCACCTTCCTCGACGAGATGCGCGGCGGGAAGTCCCCGCTCGGGTTCACCCCGCAGAGCCTGAACTACCCGGTCGCCGACTCGCTCATCAACAACATGGCACCCGGGCAGGCGACCGCGCTGCGCTCCGGCTGGACGGTCGAGCGGGCCGACCCGGCCATCGTGGCCGCCGGTAAGAAGGTCACCGAGACCCTCGACCTGGCCGGCCGGGCCGCCGCCATGCAGGAGTGGCAGCGGCTGATGAACGCGTCCTCGCCGTACCTGGTGCTGGCCAGCAACTCCTCCATCGTCGTGGCGACCAAGGACCTGACCGGCGCGGACTACACCGCCGCCGGTTGGCAGGTGGACGTCGCCGCGGTCGGCCGCAAGTAG
- a CDS encoding Xaa-Pro dipeptidyl-peptidase: MRRPRHLALLSVGVSGALVLSAAPTATAAPPAATTPTGIVVSDGMTLPVFSLADAIEERVFVQTPVDTDHDGRLDRVAIDISRPRETATTGFKVPVIFEHSPYRKGTWGDVPYPSVLVDDLPQNGLTDRSGRRALDAGVQRAQAKANLPGSLDDYYVPRGYAVVLGQSVGTGDSDGCPTSGDQAETLGTKAVIDWLNGRAKGYDASGTPVTAGWTTGAVGMTGVSYNGTLPNQVATTGVKGLKTIVPVSAISSWYDYYRANGLVVAPGTYQGEDLDILAQYTAGQARAEGPCADEIAEITEEQDRITGDYSTFWQDRDYLDARNVKASVFVVHGLNDWNVKTEHFAGWWDQLAKRDVPRKIWLHQGGHGGPGSSASVTLPSGQTWTYKQTENRWFDFWLWNVRNGIMDEPTAVLQREDRAYTTYANWPDPAAREVGLRFAATDAAAPGALTTGKPPKAKIEQSFVDEGRTIHPDTLVSNPDTASANRLAYRSPELTQSVRISGRPEMRLRMAIDNKPDANLTAYLVDYGPAGSTAAPTVVTRGWMDPQNRKSAARTAPVKQGKLYDYRWTMEPKDYVFPAGHRIGVVVFSSDQEYTLLPLGGTELRVAPNDSELRLPVVGGRAVLGF, translated from the coding sequence GTGCGTCGACCCCGTCATCTGGCACTACTGAGCGTCGGAGTGTCCGGCGCCCTGGTGCTCAGCGCAGCCCCCACCGCAACGGCTGCTCCGCCCGCCGCCACCACGCCCACCGGCATCGTGGTCAGCGACGGCATGACCCTACCGGTGTTCTCGCTCGCCGACGCGATCGAGGAGCGGGTGTTCGTCCAGACGCCGGTGGACACCGACCACGACGGCCGGCTCGACCGGGTCGCTATCGACATCTCCCGACCCCGGGAAACCGCCACCACCGGCTTCAAGGTTCCGGTCATCTTCGAGCACAGCCCGTACCGCAAGGGCACCTGGGGTGACGTGCCGTACCCGAGCGTCCTCGTCGACGACCTGCCGCAGAACGGTCTGACCGACCGCTCCGGACGCCGGGCGCTCGACGCGGGCGTACAGCGGGCCCAGGCGAAGGCCAACCTGCCCGGCTCGCTGGACGACTACTACGTGCCACGCGGGTACGCGGTGGTGCTCGGTCAGAGCGTCGGCACCGGCGACTCGGACGGCTGCCCGACCAGCGGCGACCAGGCCGAGACGCTCGGCACCAAGGCGGTCATCGACTGGCTCAACGGCCGGGCCAAGGGGTACGACGCCAGCGGCACCCCGGTCACCGCAGGCTGGACCACCGGCGCGGTCGGCATGACCGGCGTCTCCTACAACGGCACCCTGCCCAACCAGGTGGCCACCACCGGGGTCAAGGGACTCAAGACCATCGTCCCGGTCTCCGCGATCAGCAGCTGGTACGACTACTACCGGGCCAACGGTCTGGTCGTCGCGCCCGGGACGTACCAGGGCGAGGACCTCGACATCCTGGCCCAGTACACCGCCGGGCAGGCGCGGGCCGAGGGGCCCTGCGCCGACGAGATCGCGGAGATCACCGAGGAGCAGGACCGGATCACCGGCGACTACTCGACGTTCTGGCAGGACCGCGACTACCTCGACGCCCGCAACGTCAAGGCCAGCGTCTTCGTCGTGCACGGCCTCAACGACTGGAACGTGAAGACCGAGCACTTCGCCGGCTGGTGGGACCAGCTCGCCAAGCGCGACGTACCCCGCAAGATCTGGCTGCACCAGGGCGGGCACGGCGGGCCGGGCAGCAGCGCGTCGGTCACCCTGCCGAGCGGCCAGACGTGGACGTACAAGCAGACCGAGAACCGCTGGTTCGACTTCTGGCTGTGGAACGTCCGCAACGGCATCATGGACGAGCCGACAGCGGTGCTGCAGCGCGAGGACCGGGCCTACACCACGTACGCCAACTGGCCCGACCCGGCGGCACGTGAGGTGGGCCTGCGCTTCGCCGCCACCGACGCCGCCGCCCCGGGCGCGCTCACCACCGGCAAGCCGCCCAAGGCCAAGATCGAGCAGAGCTTCGTCGACGAGGGCCGGACCATCCACCCGGACACCCTGGTGTCCAACCCGGACACGGCGAGCGCGAACCGGCTCGCGTACCGCTCCCCCGAGCTGACGCAGAGCGTACGCATCTCCGGGCGGCCCGAGATGCGACTGCGGATGGCGATCGACAACAAGCCGGACGCGAACCTCACCGCGTACCTGGTCGACTACGGCCCGGCCGGGTCGACCGCCGCGCCCACCGTGGTGACCCGGGGCTGGATGGACCCGCAGAACCGCAAGAGCGCCGCACGCACCGCGCCGGTCAAGCAGGGCAAGCTGTACGACTACCGGTGGACCATGGAGCCGAAGGACTACGTCTTCCCGGCGGGCCACCGGATCGGCGTGGTCGTCTTCTCCAGCGATCAGGAGTACACCCTGCTGCCGTTGGGCGGCACCGAGCTGCGGGTCGCGCCGAACGACAGCGAGCTGCGACTGCCGGTGGTCGGCGGGCGGGCCGTCCTCGGCTTCTGA
- a CDS encoding helix-turn-helix domain-containing protein, with protein MLGDRLRDLRQQHSLTLRQLATAADVSPALLSQIENGATDPSLSTLRKLAQVFDTSIAELFSEPEAPPVHISRVGARTRLAAPPGQITYERLTPGRGDLEVLQAHLAPGDASSAEPWAHPSTECAIVVTGEVVAQIGAESYTLTAGESITFDSRLAHLYRNASDERAHLIIAVTPPTP; from the coding sequence ATGCTCGGTGACCGACTCCGCGACCTGCGTCAGCAGCACTCCCTCACGCTGCGCCAGCTCGCCACAGCCGCCGACGTGTCCCCCGCGCTGCTCAGCCAGATCGAGAACGGCGCGACCGACCCGAGCCTGTCCACCCTGCGCAAGCTCGCCCAGGTCTTCGACACCTCGATCGCGGAGCTGTTCTCCGAGCCCGAGGCGCCGCCGGTGCACATCAGCCGGGTCGGCGCCCGGACCCGGCTGGCCGCGCCACCCGGCCAGATCACCTACGAACGACTCACCCCCGGCCGGGGCGACCTGGAGGTGCTCCAGGCCCACCTCGCGCCCGGCGACGCCAGCTCGGCGGAACCCTGGGCACACCCGTCCACCGAGTGCGCGATCGTCGTCACCGGCGAGGTCGTCGCACAGATCGGTGCCGAGTCGTACACCCTCACCGCCGGTGAATCGATCACCTTCGACTCGCGCCTGGCGCACCTCTATCGCAACGCCAGCGACGAACGCGCCCACCTGATCATCGCGGTGACGCCACCGACCCCCTGA
- a CDS encoding C39 family peptidase, producing MRTDLIRKTALTAAGLAFTGGAIAGPVTTAYAASDAKPTTQTQTDRKGHGERELGVRYEAQPNFYYCGPAATRNALSVQGKNINVDDMAKEMGTTEAGTNSINDITPVLNKETGKADAYHSVEISSPDADAKQTDSLRADIVRTVDDGRAVVANIAGTSTDTDGSTHSYEGGHYISVVGYRDNGDTVKIADSADPNTASYWISVEHLADWIATRGYATS from the coding sequence ATGCGTACCGATCTGATCCGTAAGACCGCCCTGACCGCCGCCGGCCTCGCCTTCACCGGAGGCGCCATCGCCGGCCCCGTCACCACCGCCTACGCCGCCTCCGACGCCAAGCCCACCACCCAGACCCAGACCGACCGCAAGGGTCACGGTGAGCGGGAGCTCGGCGTGCGCTACGAAGCGCAGCCGAACTTCTACTACTGCGGCCCCGCCGCCACCCGCAACGCCCTGTCCGTCCAGGGCAAGAACATCAACGTCGACGACATGGCCAAGGAGATGGGCACCACCGAGGCCGGCACCAACAGCATCAACGACATCACCCCCGTCCTGAACAAGGAAACCGGTAAGGCCGACGCCTACCACTCGGTGGAGATCAGCAGCCCCGACGCCGACGCCAAGCAGACCGACAGCCTGCGCGCCGACATCGTCCGCACCGTCGACGACGGCCGGGCCGTGGTCGCCAACATCGCCGGCACCAGCACCGACACCGACGGCAGCACCCACTCCTACGAGGGCGGGCACTACATCAGCGTCGTCGGCTACCGCGACAACGGCGACACGGTGAAGATCGCCGACTCCGCCGACCCGAACACCGCCTCCTACTGGATCAGCGTCGAGCACCTCGCGGACTGGATCGCCACCCGCGGCTACGCCACCAGCTGA
- a CDS encoding helix-turn-helix transcriptional regulator → MRDEEAGDSHRLGSYLRARRELVSPAQVGLPSGGRRRVPGLRREEVALLAGISPDYYLRLERGRDRNPSPQVLESLARVLQLDDVERTYLLDLAAARPRAPRRKRSEHVPARVYELLAHLQIPAFVEGRAFDVLASNPMAVALSPRLRPGQNRLRSLLLDPEEQAFHQDWTRATADFIAALRTSIGDDIDNPRFVELVGELALSSQRFRALWARHDVRSLDGGTTTVNHPVVGELRLHRDKLPIGDVILVVYYPDKGSDSDEKLRLLAALAHTEAAAEHERVGQPDASSDRPASSKS, encoded by the coding sequence ATGAGGGATGAGGAAGCGGGCGACAGCCACCGGCTGGGTAGCTACCTTCGTGCCCGGCGAGAGCTGGTCTCACCGGCGCAGGTGGGCCTTCCGAGCGGCGGTAGGCGTCGCGTGCCCGGCCTGCGACGTGAGGAGGTCGCCCTGCTCGCCGGAATCAGCCCCGACTACTACCTGCGCCTGGAACGGGGCCGCGACAGGAACCCCTCACCGCAGGTCCTCGAATCACTCGCGCGCGTGCTGCAACTCGACGACGTCGAGCGGACGTACCTGCTCGACCTCGCGGCAGCGCGCCCCCGGGCGCCGCGCCGCAAGCGGTCCGAGCACGTACCGGCGCGGGTGTACGAGCTGCTCGCCCACCTGCAGATCCCCGCGTTCGTCGAAGGACGCGCGTTCGACGTCCTGGCCTCCAACCCCATGGCCGTGGCGCTCTCGCCGCGCCTGCGGCCCGGCCAGAACCGGCTTCGTTCGCTCCTCCTCGATCCCGAGGAACAGGCCTTCCACCAGGACTGGACGAGGGCCACCGCCGACTTCATCGCCGCCCTCCGCACCAGCATCGGCGACGACATCGACAACCCTCGCTTCGTCGAGCTGGTCGGCGAACTCGCTCTGTCCAGTCAGCGCTTCCGTGCCCTGTGGGCCCGGCACGACGTCCGCAGCCTCGACGGAGGCACGACCACGGTGAACCACCCCGTCGTCGGTGAACTACGCCTGCACCGCGACAAACTCCCCATCGGTGACGTCATCCTCGTCGTCTACTACCCCGACAAGGGCAGCGACAGCGACGAGAAACTGCGGCTGCTTGCCGCACTCGCACACACCGAGGCCGCCGCCGAGCACGAACGGGTGGGGCAGCCCGACGCGTCGTCGGACCGCCCCGCCAGTTCGAAGAGCTGA
- a CDS encoding DUF305 domain-containing protein: MRRSTPSTLLVAVLLVAGCGAGPPDPTGTTAPPPSEPPATVAPAPASTAGPFSPTDVAWLQLTVAMAERLLPVLELVPARTTDPAWRRLAAQVEATERADLERARRLLADSGAPATNPHEGHDMPGMVTAEEVTVLRAATGSPFHRLLAGHLRAHLAQATRVAVAEQRAGSHPATTAMAGAVVRDGDAHLTRLDRLDRPTSTAPPTTAAAR, encoded by the coding sequence ATGCGTCGGTCCACGCCGTCCACCCTGCTCGTCGCCGTGCTGCTCGTCGCCGGCTGCGGCGCCGGGCCACCCGACCCGACCGGCACCACCGCACCACCCCCGAGCGAGCCACCGGCGACGGTCGCGCCGGCACCGGCGAGCACGGCGGGGCCATTCAGCCCCACCGATGTCGCCTGGCTGCAGTTGACGGTGGCGATGGCCGAGCGTCTGCTGCCCGTACTCGAACTCGTGCCGGCGCGGACCACGGACCCGGCCTGGCGACGTCTGGCCGCGCAGGTCGAGGCCACCGAGCGCGCCGACCTGGAGCGGGCCCGCCGGCTGTTGGCCGACTCCGGTGCTCCGGCCACGAACCCGCACGAGGGTCACGACATGCCGGGCATGGTCACCGCCGAGGAGGTGACCGTGCTGCGGGCGGCCACCGGGTCGCCGTTCCACCGACTGCTCGCCGGACACCTACGCGCGCACCTGGCACAGGCGACCCGGGTCGCCGTCGCGGAGCAACGCGCCGGATCCCACCCGGCGACCACGGCGATGGCCGGGGCGGTGGTCCGGGATGGTGACGCCCACCTCACGCGGCTCGACCGACTCGACCGGCCGACGTCGACCGCACCACCGACGACCGCGGCCGCTCGGTGA
- a CDS encoding CoA ester lyase: MLLSWLYVPGDRPDRFAKAVASGADAVILDLEDAVVAGRKAYARDAVAEFLAETHPVPVQVRVNELTGPDVDADLTAVAGRPGLSGLRLPKVESAATVAALAERVDVPLHPLIESAVGLEAAYPIAAAHPAVASIGLGEADLRSDLGVSDDDGLLWARGRVVVAARAAGLTPPAMSVYADVVDLAGLAASCAVGRRLGFLGRTAIHPRQLPVIVEAFRPAEQEVTRAAELLAAVADAELRDSGTVVLPDGRFADRAMVAAARRVVDLAARYAT; the protein is encoded by the coding sequence ATGCTGCTGAGCTGGCTCTACGTGCCCGGTGACCGCCCGGACCGGTTCGCCAAGGCGGTCGCCTCGGGCGCCGACGCGGTCATCCTCGACCTGGAGGACGCAGTGGTCGCCGGGCGCAAGGCGTACGCCCGTGACGCGGTCGCCGAGTTCCTCGCCGAGACGCACCCGGTGCCGGTGCAGGTCCGGGTCAACGAGCTGACCGGCCCGGACGTCGACGCCGACCTGACGGCGGTGGCCGGCCGGCCCGGGTTGAGCGGGCTACGGCTGCCGAAGGTCGAGTCGGCCGCGACGGTGGCGGCTCTCGCCGAGCGGGTCGACGTACCGCTGCACCCGCTGATCGAGTCGGCCGTCGGGCTGGAGGCCGCGTACCCCATCGCCGCGGCCCACCCCGCGGTGGCCTCGATCGGCCTCGGTGAGGCCGACCTGCGCTCCGACCTCGGGGTGAGTGACGACGACGGCCTGCTCTGGGCGCGCGGCCGGGTGGTGGTCGCGGCCCGCGCGGCCGGACTGACCCCACCGGCGATGTCGGTGTACGCCGACGTCGTGGACCTCGCCGGCCTGGCCGCCTCGTGCGCGGTCGGTCGGCGGCTCGGGTTCCTCGGCCGCACGGCGATCCACCCGCGCCAACTCCCGGTGATCGTCGAGGCGTTCCGTCCGGCCGAGCAGGAGGTGACCCGCGCGGCAGAGCTGCTGGCCGCCGTGGCGGACGCGGAGCTGCGGGACTCGGGGACCGTGGTCCTGCCCGACGGCCGGTTCGCCGACCGGGCGATGGTGGCCGCCGCTCGGCGCGTCGTGGACCTGGCGGCGCGCTACGCCACCTGA
- a CDS encoding CoA transferase, protein MTAPLDGVKVVDLATLFAGPLAAAFLGDFGADVIKVEHPVKPDPSRGHGPARDGVGLWWKVLGRNKRTVTLNLSDPDGAALLRRLLADADVLVENFRPGTLERWGLGPAELHAVNPRLVIARISGFGQVGPYSRRPGFGTLAEAMSGFAAATGEPDGPPTLPPFGLADSVTALAAAYAVMLALRARDVNGTGQVVDLAIIEPIMAMLGPQITWYDQLGYVQPRLGNRSNNNAPRNTYRCADGRWVAVSTSAQSIAERVLRLVGRPELVDEPWFATGSGRAAHADELDAAVGTWVAERDRDEVVAAFEEAQAAVAPVYDVRDILADPQYAALGTVRTVPDEELGEVRMQNVPFRLTETPGEIRHAGRRHGQDTDAVFGALGLTDEELAALRERGVL, encoded by the coding sequence GTGACCGCGCCGCTGGACGGGGTCAAGGTCGTCGACCTGGCCACCCTCTTCGCCGGGCCACTCGCGGCCGCGTTCCTCGGTGACTTCGGCGCCGACGTGATCAAGGTGGAGCATCCGGTCAAGCCGGACCCGTCCCGGGGGCACGGCCCGGCCCGGGACGGCGTGGGGCTCTGGTGGAAGGTCCTCGGCCGCAACAAGCGCACCGTCACCCTCAACCTGTCCGATCCGGACGGTGCGGCGTTGCTGCGCCGGCTGCTCGCCGACGCCGACGTGCTGGTGGAGAACTTCCGCCCCGGCACCCTGGAACGGTGGGGGCTCGGCCCGGCCGAGCTGCACGCCGTCAACCCACGGCTGGTGATCGCCCGGATCAGCGGGTTCGGGCAGGTCGGCCCGTACTCGCGCCGGCCGGGGTTCGGCACGCTCGCCGAGGCGATGAGCGGATTCGCGGCCGCCACCGGGGAACCGGACGGCCCACCCACCCTGCCGCCGTTCGGGCTGGCCGACTCGGTGACTGCGCTGGCCGCCGCGTACGCGGTGATGCTGGCCCTGCGGGCCCGGGACGTCAACGGAACCGGGCAGGTGGTGGACCTCGCCATCATCGAGCCGATCATGGCGATGCTCGGGCCGCAGATCACCTGGTACGACCAGCTCGGCTACGTCCAGCCCCGGCTGGGCAACCGGTCCAACAACAACGCCCCGCGCAACACCTACCGGTGCGCGGACGGGCGCTGGGTGGCGGTCTCCACCAGCGCGCAGAGCATCGCCGAACGGGTGCTGCGGCTGGTGGGCAGACCGGAGCTGGTCGACGAGCCGTGGTTCGCCACCGGCAGCGGCCGGGCCGCGCACGCCGACGAGTTGGACGCCGCGGTGGGCACCTGGGTCGCCGAGCGGGACCGCGACGAGGTGGTGGCCGCGTTCGAGGAGGCACAGGCGGCGGTCGCGCCGGTCTACGACGTACGGGACATCCTCGCCGACCCGCAGTACGCGGCACTCGGCACCGTGCGCACAGTGCCGGACGAGGAGTTGGGCGAGGTACGGATGCAGAACGTGCCGTTCCGGCTCACCGAGACGCCGGGCGAGATCCGGCACGCCGGACGGCGGCACGGTCAGGACACCGACGCGGTGTTCGGGGCGCTCGGCCTGACCGACGAGGAGTTGGCCGCGCTACGCGAACGGGGCGTGCTCTGA
- a CDS encoding SDR family NAD(P)-dependent oxidoreductase, with protein sequence MDLSNRTVLIVGGTSGIGRELARRFAAAGSTVAVGGRSPEALSELAGEGFGTFSIDVTDGASVASARDAVLARYPELDTVVTMSGVMLLEDLRDPAHFQAAEATIDTNLVGTIRVIDAFTPHLVGRGAGTVITVTSGIAFLPFPPMPSYAASKAAVHAYSEALRAQLDGTGVDVVELVPPAVATAGQEKVNPHALPLDDFAAEVMHLLSANPTPPEILVKGVLMHRWAERDGTYSNLVAQRAKALAMLPGRQG encoded by the coding sequence GTGGATCTCTCCAACCGCACAGTTCTCATCGTCGGCGGAACCTCGGGTATCGGGCGGGAGCTGGCCCGGCGGTTCGCGGCAGCCGGCAGCACCGTGGCCGTTGGCGGTCGCAGCCCCGAAGCCCTCTCGGAGCTCGCCGGGGAAGGTTTCGGCACGTTCAGCATCGACGTCACGGATGGCGCCTCTGTCGCCTCCGCTCGGGACGCCGTGCTGGCCCGTTACCCCGAGCTGGACACGGTGGTGACGATGTCGGGTGTCATGCTCCTGGAGGACCTTCGCGACCCTGCGCACTTCCAGGCGGCAGAGGCGACGATCGACACCAACCTGGTCGGCACCATCCGGGTCATCGACGCCTTCACCCCGCACCTGGTCGGTCGGGGCGCCGGCACCGTCATCACCGTCACCTCCGGCATCGCCTTCCTGCCGTTCCCGCCCATGCCCAGCTACGCCGCCTCGAAGGCCGCGGTGCACGCCTACTCCGAGGCGCTGCGGGCGCAGCTCGACGGCACCGGGGTCGACGTCGTCGAGCTCGTTCCTCCGGCCGTCGCCACGGCGGGCCAGGAGAAGGTCAACCCGCACGCACTGCCACTCGACGACTTCGCCGCCGAGGTCATGCACCTGCTCTCCGCGAATCCCACGCCGCCGGAAATCCTCGTGAAGGGCGTTCTCATGCACCGTTGGGCGGAGCGTGACGGCACCTACAGCAACCTTGTCGCGCAGCGCGCGAAGGCCCTGGCGATGCTCCCGGGTCGCCAAGGCTGA